From a single Sphingomonas oryzagri genomic region:
- a CDS encoding RBBP9/YdeN family alpha/beta hydrolase encodes MADAPVELIIPGLFDSGPDHWQSHWVATRPRAVRVELGRWHEPSRDLWVAHLDRAIGRQRGPVVLVAHSLGCLAVAWWARDASTARLSKVRAALLVAPPDVDRADTHPLLQPFAPAPSVALPFPSLLVASRDDRYADFASLARLADMWGADLADVGSLGHINAESDLGDWPQGQGLLDRLITGHDTAPIVPSAAPFPHPVIKGRHRP; translated from the coding sequence ATGGCAGACGCGCCCGTCGAGCTGATCATCCCCGGCCTGTTCGACAGCGGGCCGGACCATTGGCAGAGCCACTGGGTCGCCACACGGCCGCGCGCGGTGCGCGTGGAGCTGGGCCGCTGGCACGAGCCGTCGCGCGATCTGTGGGTGGCGCATCTCGATCGCGCGATCGGGCGACAGCGCGGGCCGGTGGTGCTGGTCGCGCACAGCCTCGGCTGTCTGGCCGTCGCATGGTGGGCGCGCGATGCGTCCACGGCGCGGCTGTCCAAGGTGCGGGCGGCGTTGCTGGTCGCGCCGCCCGACGTCGATCGCGCCGACACGCACCCTCTCCTCCAGCCCTTCGCGCCGGCGCCGTCCGTGGCGCTGCCCTTCCCTAGCCTGCTCGTCGCCAGCCGGGACGATCGCTATGCCGATTTCGCCAGCCTTGCCCGCTTGGCCGACATGTGGGGCGCGGATCTCGCCGATGTCGGGTCGCTCGGCCACATCAACGCCGAATCCGATCTCGGCGACTGGCCGCAAGGGCAAGGCCTGCTCGATCGGCTGATCACCGGCCACGACACAGCGCCGATCGTGCCCTCTGCCGCGCCGTTTCCACACCCCGTTATCAAGGGCCGCCATCGTCCGTGA
- a CDS encoding alpha-glucosidase, translated as MTDPQPAIVASARAAREWWRGATIYQIYPRSFADSNGDGIGDLPGITAKLDHIAGLGVDAIWISPFFTSPMKDFGYDVADYRDVDPIFGTLADFDALVARAHELGLRVIIDQVYSHTSDQHPWFAESRQDRTNARADWYVWADAKPEGSPPSNWASVFGGPAWAWDARRGQYYLHNFLTEQPDLNVHNADVQEALLDTARFWLDRGVDGFRLDALNFTMHDPDLRDNPPAPDDGSVRTRPFDFQLHLYNQSHADIGGFIERLRALLDSYGDRFTVAEIGGADPDPEMKAFTRGSKRLNSAYSFDFLYAPMLTPKLVEASLERWPDGEGIGWPSWAFSNHDAPRAISRWAGGGDPQRYARMAMLLLASLRGNIFLYQGDELGLTQVDVAFEDLQDPEAIANWPLTLSRDGARTPMPWAGGGNASAGFSDSKPWLPLGPDHAALAVDRQQGRADSMLELTRRLIALRNASDTLLLGTMRVVEAGDALLVLEREHQGETLLCAFNLGDAPLDWQPLQPERWREWVMVNDARIGHLPPFSGLIAQRLG; from the coding sequence ATGACCGACCCCCAGCCGGCGATCGTCGCCTCCGCCCGCGCCGCGCGGGAGTGGTGGCGCGGCGCCACTATCTACCAGATCTATCCGCGCAGCTTCGCCGACTCGAACGGCGACGGCATCGGCGACCTGCCGGGCATCACCGCGAAGCTCGACCATATCGCGGGCCTCGGCGTCGATGCGATCTGGATCTCGCCCTTCTTCACGTCGCCGATGAAGGATTTCGGCTACGACGTGGCGGACTATCGCGACGTCGATCCGATCTTCGGCACGCTCGCCGATTTCGATGCGCTGGTAGCGCGTGCCCACGAACTCGGCCTGCGCGTGATCATCGATCAGGTCTATTCCCACACGTCCGACCAGCATCCCTGGTTTGCCGAGAGCCGACAGGATCGCACCAACGCGCGCGCCGACTGGTACGTCTGGGCCGACGCCAAGCCGGAGGGATCGCCGCCGAGCAACTGGGCCTCGGTCTTCGGCGGCCCCGCCTGGGCGTGGGACGCGCGGCGCGGCCAATATTATCTCCACAATTTCCTGACCGAGCAGCCCGATCTCAATGTCCACAATGCGGACGTGCAGGAGGCGCTGCTGGATACCGCACGCTTCTGGCTCGATCGCGGAGTGGACGGATTCCGGCTCGATGCGCTGAACTTCACGATGCACGATCCGGACCTGCGCGATAACCCGCCGGCGCCCGACGACGGCAGCGTCCGCACCCGGCCGTTCGATTTCCAGCTGCACCTCTACAACCAGAGCCATGCCGACATCGGCGGCTTCATCGAGCGACTGCGCGCCTTGCTCGACAGCTACGGCGATCGGTTCACCGTCGCGGAAATCGGCGGCGCCGACCCTGACCCGGAGATGAAGGCCTTCACGCGCGGATCGAAGCGGCTGAACTCCGCCTACAGCTTCGATTTCCTCTACGCGCCGATGCTCACGCCGAAGCTGGTCGAGGCCTCGCTGGAACGCTGGCCCGATGGCGAGGGGATCGGCTGGCCGAGCTGGGCCTTCTCCAACCACGACGCGCCGCGCGCCATCTCGCGCTGGGCGGGCGGCGGCGATCCGCAGCGCTATGCCCGCATGGCGATGCTGCTGCTCGCCTCGCTGCGCGGCAATATCTTCCTCTACCAAGGCGACGAACTGGGGCTGACCCAGGTCGATGTCGCGTTCGAGGATCTGCAGGACCCGGAGGCGATCGCCAACTGGCCGCTCACCCTCTCGCGCGACGGTGCACGCACGCCGATGCCATGGGCTGGCGGCGGCAACGCCTCGGCCGGATTTTCGGACAGTAAGCCATGGCTCCCGCTCGGGCCGGATCACGCCGCGCTCGCCGTCGATCGCCAGCAGGGTCGCGCCGATTCGATGCTCGAGCTGACCCGCCGGCTGATCGCACTGCGCAATGCGTCGGACACGCTGCTGCTCGGCACGATGCGCGTGGTCGAGGCCGGCGACGCGTTGCTCGTGCTGGAGCGCGAGCACCAGGGCGAGACCCTGCTCTGCGCCTTCAACCTCGGCGATGCACCGCTTGATTGGCAACCGCTGCAGCCCGAACGCTGGCGTGAATGGGTGATGGTCAACGATGCACGGATCGGGCATCTACCGCCCTTCTCGGGGCTGATCGCTCAGCGGCTCGGCTGA
- a CDS encoding tryptophan halogenase family protein: MSASTSEQRPLRIAIAGGGTAGWMTAAALSRFFDPRHVSIALIESDEIGTVGVGEATIPQIRLFNQSLGIDEDEFLAATQGSYKLGIEFVGWRAPGHRYMHAFGPVGRDVGLVPFQHYWRRALELGFAKPLAHYSLNEMAARADRMHRGEPITARAIPPMPFAFHFDAGLYAAYLRRYAEARGVVRTEGRIADVEQQGDEVRALRLASGERIEADLFVDCTGFRALLIGGEFEDWSHLLPCDRAIAVPCAAGGQFTPYTRATAHAAGWQWRIPLRHRTGNGHVFSSRHMSEDEATAILLGNLDAEPVGEPRTLRFATGKRREAWAGNVVAIGLSSGFLEPLESTSIFLIQSAIQRLIKLLPGRPADRAEYNRQTDFEIERIRDFIILHYALNERPEPFWAEMREMALPETLRAKIDLFAASGHITREHEELFTEVGWLQVMVGQGLVPDGHHPLASAIPERDLAEFLGTIEQLYAREVGQMPSHTDFIARHTKVPA; this comes from the coding sequence ATGTCCGCATCGACATCGGAACAGCGCCCCTTGCGCATCGCCATCGCGGGCGGCGGCACGGCGGGATGGATGACGGCCGCCGCGCTGTCCCGCTTCTTCGATCCGCGCCACGTCTCGATCGCCTTGATCGAATCCGACGAGATCGGCACGGTCGGCGTCGGCGAGGCGACGATCCCGCAGATCCGGTTGTTCAACCAGTCGCTCGGGATCGACGAGGACGAATTTCTCGCGGCCACCCAAGGGTCCTACAAGCTCGGCATCGAGTTCGTCGGCTGGCGAGCGCCAGGGCATCGCTACATGCACGCCTTCGGGCCGGTGGGGCGCGATGTCGGGCTGGTGCCCTTCCAGCATTACTGGCGCCGCGCGCTGGAACTCGGCTTTGCCAAGCCGCTGGCACATTATTCGCTGAACGAGATGGCGGCGCGCGCCGACCGGATGCATCGCGGCGAGCCGATCACCGCACGGGCGATCCCGCCCATGCCCTTCGCCTTCCATTTCGATGCGGGCCTCTACGCCGCCTATCTGCGCCGCTACGCCGAGGCGCGCGGCGTCGTCCGCACCGAGGGCCGCATCGCCGACGTGGAGCAGCAGGGCGACGAGGTACGAGCTCTTCGCCTCGCATCGGGCGAACGGATCGAGGCCGATCTGTTCGTCGACTGCACCGGTTTCCGCGCGCTGCTGATCGGCGGGGAGTTCGAGGACTGGTCGCACTTGCTGCCCTGCGATCGCGCGATTGCGGTGCCGTGCGCGGCGGGCGGCCAATTCACCCCCTATACCCGCGCCACCGCCCACGCGGCTGGCTGGCAATGGCGCATTCCGCTGCGCCACCGCACCGGCAACGGCCACGTCTTCTCCAGCCGCCACATGAGCGAGGATGAGGCGACCGCGATCCTGCTCGGCAATCTCGACGCCGAACCTGTGGGCGAACCGCGCACGCTGCGCTTCGCCACCGGAAAAAGGCGGGAGGCGTGGGCCGGCAACGTGGTCGCGATCGGGCTGTCGAGCGGCTTCCTCGAGCCGCTGGAATCGACCAGCATCTTCCTGATCCAGTCCGCGATCCAGCGGCTGATCAAGCTGCTCCCCGGCCGGCCCGCCGATCGTGCGGAATATAACCGCCAGACCGATTTCGAGATCGAGCGCATCCGCGATTTCATCATCCTCCACTACGCGCTGAACGAGCGTCCCGAGCCTTTCTGGGCGGAGATGCGGGAGATGGCGCTGCCGGAAACGCTGCGCGCCAAGATCGACCTCTTCGCCGCAAGCGGCCACATCACCCGCGAGCATGAGGAACTGTTCACCGAGGTCGGCTGGCTGCAGGTGATGGTCGGGCAAGGGCTGGTGCCGGACGGGCATCACCCCCTCGCCTCCGCGATCCCCGAACGGGACCTCGCCGAATTCCTTGGCACGATCGAGCAACTCTACGCGCGCGAGGTCGGCCAGATGCCCTCCCACACCGATTTCATCGCGCGCCACACGAAGGTCCCGGCATGA
- a CDS encoding alpha-amylase family glycosyl hydrolase, producing the protein MKHLLLASLAALVATMPIAAADYRARLPEDETIYFLLPDRFDNADPSNDRGGQAGDRLHTGFDPTDTAFYHGGDIKGVTAKLDYIQKLGATAVWVAPIFVNKAVQGPPGHESAGYHGYWITDFTHVDPHLGTDADFKALVDAAHARGMKVYMDIVVNHTADVIRYRECADGAPCPYRSRADYPYTRKGGPAGAPINAGFAGDAVQSSANFAKLTRPDYAYTPYVPAGEEHVKVPAWLNDPIYYHNRGNSTFTGESSTMGDFSGLDDVMTENPRVVAGFIDIYGAWIDRFHVDGFRIDTARHVNPEFWQAFAPAMLKRAKADGIPHFHIFGEVAVPDVATLAEHTRVDKLPAVLDFGFRKAALDSAAGKAGTDVFDHLFAGDSLYEDGFATADELPTFVSNHDNGRFAWYVKQAFPQASDEEVMRRVILAHAMILTLRGVPTIYAGDEQGFVGKGEDQAAREDQFASRTPSYLDQTLLGTSATHATARFDEDHPIYRAIADLARIRTATPALRRGTQIVRASGDTPGLLAVSRFDPVTHREVLIAFNTSTAPIAANVQVETASRTFASLHGTCAAATAPGSVRVTLAPLDYMICAAGASE; encoded by the coding sequence ATGAAGCACCTCCTCCTCGCCTCGCTCGCCGCCCTGGTCGCGACCATGCCGATTGCAGCCGCCGACTATCGGGCGCGGCTGCCGGAAGACGAGACGATCTACTTCCTGCTGCCCGATCGCTTCGACAATGCCGATCCCTCCAACGATCGCGGCGGGCAGGCGGGGGATCGCCTGCACACCGGCTTCGATCCGACCGACACCGCTTTCTATCACGGCGGCGACATCAAGGGCGTTACCGCGAAGCTCGACTATATCCAGAAGCTCGGCGCCACCGCCGTCTGGGTCGCGCCCATATTTGTCAACAAGGCGGTGCAGGGGCCGCCGGGCCACGAATCCGCAGGCTATCACGGCTACTGGATCACCGATTTCACCCATGTCGATCCGCATCTCGGCACCGATGCCGACTTCAAGGCGCTGGTCGATGCCGCGCACGCGCGCGGCATGAAGGTCTACATGGACATCGTCGTGAACCACACGGCGGACGTGATCCGGTATCGCGAATGCGCGGACGGGGCGCCCTGCCCGTACCGTTCGCGCGCCGACTATCCCTACACCCGCAAGGGCGGCCCGGCGGGCGCTCCGATCAATGCGGGCTTCGCAGGCGACGCGGTGCAGAGCAGCGCCAATTTCGCGAAGCTCACCCGGCCCGATTATGCCTACACACCCTATGTGCCGGCCGGCGAGGAGCACGTGAAGGTGCCCGCCTGGCTGAACGACCCGATCTACTATCACAACCGCGGCAACTCGACCTTCACCGGCGAGAGCTCGACGATGGGCGACTTCTCCGGGCTGGATGATGTGATGACCGAGAACCCGCGCGTCGTCGCGGGCTTCATCGACATCTACGGCGCATGGATCGATCGCTTCCATGTCGATGGCTTCCGCATCGATACCGCCCGCCATGTGAACCCCGAATTCTGGCAGGCCTTCGCCCCCGCCATGCTGAAGCGCGCCAAGGCGGACGGCATCCCCCACTTCCACATCTTCGGCGAGGTCGCGGTGCCGGACGTCGCGACGCTGGCGGAGCATACGCGGGTGGACAAGCTGCCTGCGGTACTCGATTTCGGATTCCGCAAGGCGGCGTTGGACAGTGCCGCGGGCAAGGCCGGCACCGATGTCTTCGACCATCTGTTTGCGGGGGACTCGCTCTACGAGGATGGCTTCGCGACCGCCGACGAGTTGCCCACCTTCGTGTCGAACCACGATAACGGCCGCTTCGCCTGGTATGTGAAGCAGGCCTTCCCGCAGGCCTCCGACGAGGAGGTGATGCGCCGCGTGATTCTGGCGCATGCGATGATTTTGACGTTGCGTGGCGTACCCACCATCTATGCGGGCGACGAGCAGGGTTTCGTCGGCAAGGGCGAGGACCAGGCCGCGCGCGAGGACCAGTTCGCCAGCCGCACGCCCTCCTATCTCGACCAGACGCTGCTGGGCACCTCGGCGACGCACGCCACTGCGCGCTTCGACGAGGATCACCCGATCTACCGCGCCATCGCCGATCTCGCACGCATCCGCACGGCGACGCCGGCGCTCCGGCGCGGCACCCAGATCGTCCGCGCCTCGGGCGATACGCCGGGGCTGCTGGCGGTCTCGCGCTTCGATCCGGTGACGCATCGCGAGGTGCTGATCGCATTCAACACCTCGACCGCGCCGATCGCCGCCAACGTGCAGGTGGAGACGGCCTCGCGCACCTTCGCCAGCCTGCACGGCACCTGCGCCGCCGCCACCGCGCCGGGCAGCGTCCGCGTCACCCTCGCTCCCCTCGACTACATGATCTGCGCCGCCGGAGCTTCCGAATGA
- the epsC gene encoding serine O-acetyltransferase EpsC encodes MTYSHPIDFPREIGSVIDGLRDTRQDWRAGHERHAEHGIRFPSRSALKRILRELSAALFPLRLGPPELNAGNENAWVDATLETTLDQLAAQIILELDLASPDTRERVAAERAIAITGALAGRLPAIRRLLDRDVEAAYRADPAARSVDEVLLRYPSIAAVIPYRIAHELYREGAPIVARTLTEIAYQRTGIDIHPGARIGAGLFIDHGTGVVIGETAILGETVHLHQGVTLGGGEPAGDGRRHPSLGDGVVVHPGAVLLGGVTVGEGSTIDANVVLRQDVPPGRFVRAALPSLD; translated from the coding sequence GTGACATACAGCCATCCCATCGATTTTCCGCGCGAGATCGGCAGCGTCATCGACGGCCTGCGCGATACACGACAGGATTGGCGCGCGGGCCACGAGCGCCATGCAGAACACGGCATTCGCTTCCCCTCGCGCAGCGCGCTGAAGCGCATACTGCGCGAATTGTCCGCAGCACTCTTCCCGCTCCGCCTCGGCCCACCCGAGCTGAACGCCGGGAACGAGAATGCCTGGGTGGATGCGACATTGGAGACGACGCTCGACCAGCTTGCCGCGCAGATCATCCTCGAACTGGACCTCGCCTCGCCCGACACGCGCGAGCGGGTGGCGGCCGAGCGGGCGATCGCGATCACCGGCGCGCTCGCCGGGCGCCTGCCCGCGATCCGCCGTCTGCTCGACCGTGACGTGGAGGCCGCCTACCGCGCCGATCCCGCCGCGCGCAGCGTCGACGAGGTGCTGCTGCGCTATCCCTCGATCGCGGCGGTGATCCCGTACCGCATCGCCCACGAACTCTATCGTGAGGGCGCGCCAATCGTCGCCCGCACGCTCACCGAGATCGCGTACCAACGCACCGGCATCGACATCCATCCCGGCGCGCGCATCGGCGCCGGCCTGTTCATCGATCACGGTACCGGCGTGGTGATCGGCGAAACCGCGATCCTCGGTGAGACCGTCCATCTCCACCAGGGCGTCACGCTCGGCGGCGGAGAGCCGGCCGGTGACGGGCGGCGCCACCCCAGCCTCGGCGACGGCGTCGTCGTCCATCCCGGCGCGGTGCTGCTCGGCGGGGTCACGGTCGGCGAAGGCAGCACGATCGACGCCAATGTCGTGTTGCGGCAGGACGTACCGCCCGGCCGCTTCGTACGCGCCGCTTTGCCCTCGCTAGACTAG
- a CDS encoding alpha-glucosidase, translating into MRVGRAALLSVAFAALLPVAAHAQAMLQPPPKAMPANPNVDQNDWYKTGIIYEVYPRSFADSNNDGIGDIPGIVKHLDYVQSLGIDAIWMTPMFPSPQADFGYDVSDYDNVDPQFGTVADVDQLIAQGKGRGVKVLLDFVVNHTSDQHPWFLQSKSSRTNPYRDFYIWRDPKADGSPPNNWASIFGGSAWTLDPKTKQYYYHFFYPQQPDLNWRNPKVEKAMFDAAEWWLKRGIYGYRLDAVDTMFERTDLKDNTVYPGVDAFGVPNQDHVNNSKQPEVHTELQRLRQMVIDKYPGRILVGETWTSDASELVQYYGPRNNELQLPMFLNLISLPALTAPDLRQRITGVETNSVGGWPSFALSNHDSRRAASRYPLPAGASTDDWAKITGALLLTLRGTPVLYYGEELGMVNNDPQRIEDVQDVIGKKGWPKEKGRDGERTPMQWNASTNAGFNTGAKPWLPVAPDYKTRNVVAESADPHSVLNFYRTLIALRRTHPAMSGDWKAVDTDDKQVLAYQRSGGGKTVLVLLNLDSKPADVPVEKTDTMEIVQPLAINRALLISGSVHLDPLGVYVAEITR; encoded by the coding sequence ATGCGTGTGGGGCGGGCTGCTCTTCTGTCGGTGGCGTTTGCCGCCCTTCTGCCGGTGGCGGCGCACGCTCAGGCGATGCTGCAGCCTCCCCCCAAGGCGATGCCCGCCAACCCCAATGTCGACCAGAATGACTGGTACAAGACCGGCATCATCTACGAAGTCTATCCGCGCAGCTTCGCCGACAGCAACAATGACGGCATCGGCGACATCCCCGGCATCGTGAAGCATCTCGACTACGTCCAGTCGCTCGGCATCGACGCGATCTGGATGACGCCGATGTTCCCCAGCCCGCAGGCCGATTTCGGCTACGACGTCTCGGACTACGACAATGTCGATCCACAGTTCGGCACGGTGGCGGACGTCGACCAGCTCATCGCGCAGGGCAAGGGGCGCGGCGTCAAGGTGCTGCTCGATTTCGTGGTCAACCACACTTCGGACCAGCACCCCTGGTTCCTGCAATCGAAGAGCAGCCGCACCAACCCGTATCGCGATTTCTACATCTGGCGCGATCCCAAGGCCGACGGATCGCCGCCCAACAACTGGGCCTCGATCTTCGGCGGATCGGCCTGGACGCTCGATCCCAAGACGAAGCAATATTATTATCACTTCTTCTACCCGCAGCAGCCGGACCTGAACTGGCGCAACCCCAAGGTGGAAAAGGCGATGTTCGACGCCGCCGAATGGTGGCTGAAGCGCGGCATCTATGGCTACCGGCTCGATGCGGTCGACACGATGTTCGAGCGCACCGATCTGAAGGACAACACTGTCTATCCGGGCGTCGATGCATTCGGCGTGCCCAACCAGGATCACGTCAACAATTCCAAGCAGCCCGAGGTGCACACCGAGCTGCAGCGGCTGCGCCAGATGGTGATCGACAAATATCCCGGCCGCATCCTCGTCGGCGAGACGTGGACGTCGGATGCCAGCGAGCTGGTCCAATATTACGGACCGCGGAACAATGAGCTGCAGCTGCCCATGTTCCTCAACCTGATCAGCCTGCCCGCGCTGACCGCGCCGGACCTGCGGCAGCGCATTACGGGCGTGGAGACCAATTCGGTCGGCGGCTGGCCGAGCTTCGCGCTTTCCAACCATGACAGCCGGCGCGCCGCGAGCCGCTATCCGCTGCCCGCCGGCGCCTCGACCGACGACTGGGCCAAGATCACCGGCGCGCTGCTGCTCACGCTGCGCGGCACCCCCGTCCTCTATTATGGCGAGGAACTGGGCATGGTGAACAACGATCCCCAGCGCATCGAGGACGTGCAGGACGTGATCGGCAAGAAGGGCTGGCCCAAAGAGAAGGGCCGCGATGGCGAGCGCACCCCGATGCAGTGGAACGCCAGCACCAATGCCGGCTTCAACACGGGCGCCAAGCCGTGGCTGCCCGTCGCACCCGACTACAAGACACGCAACGTCGTCGCCGAGAGCGCCGATCCTCATTCGGTGCTCAATTTCTACCGCACGCTGATCGCCTTGCGCCGCACCCATCCGGCGATGAGCGGCGACTGGAAGGCGGTGGATACCGATGACAAGCAGGTGCTCGCCTATCAGCGCTCCGGCGGCGGCAAGACGGTGCTGGTTCTCCTGAACCTCGACAGCAAGCCTGCGGACGTGCCGGTCGAGAAGACCGACACGATGGAGATCGTGCAGCCGCTCGCGATCAACCGCGCGCTGCTGATCAGCGGCAGCGTCCACCTCGATCCGCTGGGCGTCTATGTCGCGGAGATCACCCGCTGA